Proteins from one Meriones unguiculatus strain TT.TT164.6M chromosome 10, Bangor_MerUng_6.1, whole genome shotgun sequence genomic window:
- the Loricrin gene encoding loricrin, protein MSQSRQSIKRQELQGPSHRHHLLPSLTSPGASGFPFSLNKMSHQKKQPTPCPPVGCGKSSGGGGGGGGGGGGGGGCGYYSGGGGCGGGSSGGGSSCGGGGSSGGGSSCGGGGGGSGGGIKYSGGGGGSGCGGGGYSGGGGGSSCGGGGYSGGGGGSSCGGGGYSGGGGGSSCGGGGGGSGGGIKYSGGGGGGGGSSCGGGGYSGGGGGSSCGGGSGGGGSYCGGSSGGGGSSCGGGSGGGKYSGGGGGGSSCGGGGGGSSCGGGGGGSSCGGGGGYSGGGGCGGGSSGGGGGSSGSAQQYQSQSYGGSSCGGGGYYSGGGGSSGGSCGGGSSGGGGGGCGGGSSGGGSSCGGGGYSGGGGGGGCGGGSSGGGGYYSSQQTSQSSCAPQQSYGGGSSGGGGSCGGGSSGGGGGGCGGGYSGGGGGGCGGGYSGGGGGCGGGGGCGGGSSGGGGGSSCGGGSGGGSSGGGSGGGKGVPICHQTQQKQAPSWPCK, encoded by the exons ATGAGTCAGAGCAGGCAGAGTATAAAACGCCAGGAGCTCCAAGGTCCCTCACATCGCCATCATCTCCTTCCCTCACTCACCTCCCCTGGTGCTTCAG GGTTCCCCTTCTCCTTAAACAAGATGTCTCACCAGAAAAAGCAGCCCACTCCCTGTCCTCCCGTGGGTTGTGGAAAGTCCTCTGgtggaggaggcggcggcggcggcggcggcggtggcggcggcggctgTGGCTACTATAGCGGTGGTGGTGGCTGCGGAGGTGGCTCCTCTGGAGGCGGCTCCAGCTGCGGAGGCGGCGGCTCCTCTGGAGGCGGCTCCAGCTGCGGCGGCGGGGGTGGAGGCTCCGGCGGGGGCATCAAGTACTCTGGCGGCGGCGGAGGCtccggctgcggcggcggcggctacTCCGGGGGAGGGGGCGGCTCCAGCTGTGGCGGCGGCGGCTACTCCGGCGGCGGGGGCGGCTCtagctgcggcggcggcggctactccggcggcgggggcggctccagctgcggcggcggcggaggcggcTCCGGCGGGGGCATCAAGTACTccggcggaggcggcggcggcggcggctccagctgcggcggcggcggctacTCCGGCGGGGGCGGCGGCTCCAGCTGTGGAGGAGGCTCCGGAGGCGGCGGCAGCTACTGCGGAGGCTCGTCCGGAGGCGGCGGCTCCAGCTGCGGCGGCGGTTCCGGAGGGGGCAAGTACTctggcggcggcggtggcggctccagctgcggcggcggcggcggtggctccagctgcggcggcggcggcggtggctccagctgcggcggcggcggcggctacagcggcggcggcggctgcggaGGCGGCTcctccggcggcggcggcggctcctcGGGGTCGGCGCAGCAGTATCAGTCCCAGAGCTACGGCGGCTCcagctgcggcggcggcggctacTACTCCGGCGGCGGCGGCTCCTCAGGCGGCAGCTGCGGCGGCGGCTCCtcaggcggcggcggcggcggctgcggcggcggctCCTCAGGCGGCGGCTCcagctgcggcggcggcggctactccggcggcggcggcggcggcggctgcggcggcggctCCTCAGGCGGCGGCGGCTACTACTCGTCGCAGCAGACCTCCCAGAGCTCCTGCGCCCCTCAGCAGAGCTACGGGGGAGGGTCTTCCGGCGGAGGTGGTAGCTGCGGCGGCGGCTCCTcaggtggcggcggcggcggctgcggcggcggctactccgggggcggcggcggcggctgcggcggAGGCTACTCCGGCGGCGGCGggggctgcggcggcggcggcggctgcggggGCGGTTCCTCCGGAGGCGGCGGTGGCTCCAGCTGCGGAGGCGGGTCCGGGGGTGGCTCCTCCGGGGGCGGCTCCGGAGGTGGCAAGGGGGTCCCTATCTGCCACCAGACGCAGCAGAAGCAGGCGCCTAGCTGGCCATGCAAGTAA